A window of the Butyricimonas virosa genome harbors these coding sequences:
- a CDS encoding RagB/SusD family nutrient uptake outer membrane protein — MKKILVLCCVASLFCGCSRFLEEYSQDLAKVETFSDLDEVLLGKGYLPSGRFENNTYGVSPVNAFFQATHHMADELAFNERSNIGDLAGIQPQMFGWYTWQQSVGLPYEGNSRTSESRDWKQAYSCINICNMVLASVNDLSVNNQVEELQKKRIKGETHFLRALYYFTLGNLYGQPYCTKTLNTPAIPIKLTEYVEDKDYTVNTVEEVYTQVLNDLDEAETHLKDNEVKNYPYRADIITVYLLKSRVYLYMQNWKKALEYANLVLDKRDGLLNLNSHTPDTEVLTKASPETIFSMGGYPLAGCMYCSREEENKYPAYVVSKDLLSAFIEGDNDWRTQYYIMKESIGGISTNYVYTDAWVLSKVKGWEYGYKESSDHFMFRTAEAYLNAAEAAAYSGDETTARTMIKTLRDHRLKESHDVTESGKELVDLIRRERQCELCFEGHRWFDLRRYTVCDKFPYSKKITHRYIKYVKSGFYPVISTPTEIVEYVLEENDAAYTLTLPKEVLDFQNTLQTNQRPVRKGKSIPVGN, encoded by the coding sequence ATGAAAAAAATACTTGTTCTATGTTGCGTGGCAAGTTTATTCTGCGGATGTTCCCGTTTTTTGGAAGAATACTCGCAGGACCTCGCTAAAGTGGAAACTTTTTCCGATCTGGATGAAGTACTATTGGGAAAAGGCTATTTGCCATCAGGCAGATTCGAAAATAATACTTACGGAGTATCACCCGTGAATGCTTTCTTTCAAGCAACCCATCACATGGCAGACGAATTGGCTTTTAATGAACGAAGCAATATAGGCGATCTTGCCGGAATACAACCCCAGATGTTCGGTTGGTACACGTGGCAACAAAGCGTCGGTCTACCATACGAGGGTAATTCGCGTACTTCGGAAAGCAGAGACTGGAAGCAGGCGTATTCCTGTATCAATATTTGCAACATGGTACTGGCTTCCGTCAATGACCTGTCCGTGAATAATCAAGTGGAAGAACTACAAAAAAAACGTATCAAGGGAGAAACTCATTTCCTGCGAGCTCTTTATTATTTCACCTTGGGTAATTTATACGGACAACCGTATTGTACCAAAACGCTAAATACTCCGGCCATACCGATCAAATTAACAGAGTACGTGGAGGACAAGGATTATACCGTCAACACGGTAGAGGAAGTATATACCCAGGTTCTTAACGATTTGGATGAAGCCGAAACTCATCTAAAAGATAACGAAGTGAAAAACTATCCTTACCGGGCGGATATTATTACCGTTTATTTATTAAAAAGCAGGGTATATCTTTACATGCAAAATTGGAAGAAAGCCTTAGAATATGCAAACTTGGTATTGGATAAGCGTGACGGATTATTGAACCTGAATTCACATACCCCGGATACGGAAGTATTAACCAAAGCGTCGCCCGAAACCATTTTCTCCATGGGAGGATATCCATTGGCCGGTTGCATGTATTGTTCTAGAGAAGAAGAGAATAAGTATCCGGCTTACGTCGTTTCCAAAGATTTACTCTCGGCTTTTATCGAAGGCGATAATGATTGGCGCACACAATATTATATCATGAAAGAATCCATAGGAGGTATATCGACGAATTATGTCTACACGGATGCATGGGTACTCTCAAAGGTAAAGGGCTGGGAATACGGTTATAAGGAATCTTCCGACCATTTTATGTTCCGGACAGCGGAGGCATACTTAAATGCAGCGGAAGCGGCAGCTTATTCGGGAGACGAGACAACAGCCCGCACAATGATCAAAACGCTACGGGATCATCGCCTAAAAGAAAGCCATGACGTGACTGAAAGCGGAAAAGAATTAGTGGACCTCATCCGCCGCGAACGTCAGTGCGAACTATGCTTTGAAGGTCATCGTTGGTTTGATTTGCGTCGTTATACAGTGTGTGACAAATTCCCGTACTCTAAAAAGATTACACATCGTTATATCAAATACGTGAAATCAGGTTTCTATCCTGTCATCTCAACCCCAACCGAAATCGTGGAATATGTTTTGGAGGAAAACGACGCAGCCTACACGCTGACGCTCCCCAAAGAAGTTTTGGATTTTCAGAATACACTACAAACAAACCAACGCCCGGTTCGCAAAGGGAAATCGATACCTGTCGGTAATTAA